The following are encoded together in the Adhaeribacter arboris genome:
- a CDS encoding formylglycine-generating enzyme family protein: protein MNSNKSHSPLRPGFIFLLVLSITSTGCQKKTADEAKEPAQAVPQKATVDLNQVADTAKTKMVWIKGGTFQMGSNEPEFPDAQPVHAVTVNGFWMDEHEVTYGQYAAFVKATNYKTVAERALNPADYPGVPADKLVPGSAVFSTPAQEVSLDNPLQWWQYVPGANWLQPQGPAEPTDTKNLKNLPVVQVSYEDALAYARWAGKRLPTEAEWEYAARGGKEKQKYYWGSELKPDNKWVANIYQGNFPDKNTGEDGFLGVAPIKSFPPNAYGLYDMDGNVWEWCSDFYRPDYYRQSPAKNPQGPADSYDPEEPNVVKRVQRGGSFLCSDQYCIRYKAGSRGKGEVTSSSDNLGFRCVKDVVN from the coding sequence ATGAATTCTAATAAATCTCACTCCCCGCTAAGGCCTGGTTTTATCTTTCTGCTGGTACTTTCTATTACAAGTACAGGTTGTCAGAAAAAAACAGCGGACGAAGCCAAAGAACCAGCGCAAGCAGTTCCGCAAAAAGCAACCGTTGATTTAAACCAGGTAGCCGATACCGCTAAAACCAAAATGGTTTGGATTAAAGGCGGTACTTTCCAGATGGGTTCAAACGAACCCGAGTTCCCGGATGCCCAGCCCGTACATGCCGTAACCGTAAATGGATTCTGGATGGATGAGCACGAAGTAACCTACGGGCAATACGCCGCATTTGTGAAAGCCACCAATTACAAAACCGTGGCCGAAAGAGCTTTAAACCCGGCCGATTACCCCGGCGTTCCGGCGGATAAACTAGTGCCCGGTTCAGCGGTGTTTTCCACGCCCGCGCAGGAAGTTTCTCTGGACAATCCGTTGCAGTGGTGGCAATACGTGCCGGGCGCTAACTGGCTCCAGCCCCAAGGCCCTGCTGAGCCTACGGACACGAAAAATTTAAAAAATTTACCGGTGGTGCAGGTTTCTTACGAAGATGCGTTGGCTTACGCGCGCTGGGCCGGTAAACGTTTGCCCACCGAAGCTGAATGGGAATACGCCGCCCGGGGTGGTAAAGAAAAACAGAAATACTACTGGGGCAGCGAATTAAAGCCGGATAATAAATGGGTCGCCAATATTTACCAAGGCAATTTCCCGGATAAAAATACTGGCGAAGATGGCTTTTTGGGCGTAGCCCCCATCAAATCGTTCCCGCCGAACGCATACGGTTTGTACGATATGGATGGCAACGTGTGGGAATGGTGCAGCGATTTTTACCGACCGGATTATTACCGCCAGAGCCCTGCTAAAAATCCCCAAGGCCCCGCCGACAGCTACGACCCCGAGGAACCCAACGTAGTAAAGCGCGTGCAGCGCGGCGGCTCGTTCCTGTGCAGCGACCAATACTGCATCCGGTACAAAGCCGGTAGCCGCGGCAAAGGCGAAGTAACCAGTAGTTCTGATAATTTGGGCTTTCGCTGCGTGAAGGATGTGGTAAATTAA
- a CDS encoding DinB family protein, which yields MEQAFVKNQTATFITAANLLEHWQGHRGLTRRVIEVFPEKDFFEYSIAGMRPFASMVQELLAIAAPGLRQIVGGDTEQLNEHLDHQNSKAHLLALWDQATAEINQLWAQIPEEKFEETILAFGQYEGTVWSTIFYFIDNEIHHRAQGFVYLRSLGIEPPYFWQR from the coding sequence ATGGAGCAAGCATTCGTAAAAAACCAGACCGCAACCTTTATTACCGCCGCCAACTTATTGGAACATTGGCAGGGGCACCGGGGCTTAACCCGCCGGGTAATAGAAGTTTTTCCGGAAAAAGATTTTTTTGAGTATTCCATTGCCGGTATGCGTCCGTTTGCCAGCATGGTGCAGGAGTTACTGGCCATTGCCGCACCTGGGCTCCGGCAAATTGTGGGAGGAGACACCGAACAACTAAACGAACACCTGGACCACCAAAACAGCAAAGCGCATTTGCTGGCTTTATGGGACCAAGCCACCGCGGAAATTAACCAATTGTGGGCGCAGATTCCGGAAGAAAAATTTGAGGAAACAATTCTGGCTTTCGGGCAATACGAAGGCACCGTGTGGTCTACTATTTTTTACTTTATCGATAACGAAATTCACCACCGGGCGCAGGGTTTTGTGTATTTGCGTTCGTTGGGCATAGAACCGCCTTATTTTTGGCAAAGATAA
- a CDS encoding metal-dependent hydrolase family protein — translation MRYFLFLLGLILLTCPATRAQSVNLDTYYLLKPDRVFDGEQIQEGWQVLVKNNRIEAVGKTVNAPANAQIINLNGTTLLPGLIEGHSHLFLHPYNETSWNDQVLKESRAERLARATVHARNTLLAGFTTVRDLGTEGAGYDDVGLKQAIEKKIIPGPRMLVATRALVATGSYGPKALSYDIDSVIGAAEADGIDAIIKEVRTQIGKGADLIKVYADYRWGLNNQAQSTFTLDEFKKIVEVAASSGRPVVAHASTPEGMRRAILAGVSTIEHGDEATPEIYRLLKEKKVALCPTLAAGDAIAQYSGWNKTSQPEPERIRKKRQSFAAALQAGVTIIMGGDVGVFAHGDNAREMELMAAYGMKNRDVLRSATSVNADVFGLSHSVGRIKAGLLADIIAVEGNPETVISQIRKVKLVMKDGVIYKQ, via the coding sequence GTGCGTTACTTCCTGTTTTTACTGGGCCTTATCTTACTTACGTGTCCGGCCACGCGGGCCCAATCCGTTAATTTGGATACGTATTACTTACTTAAACCCGACCGCGTATTCGATGGCGAACAAATACAGGAAGGTTGGCAAGTTTTAGTAAAAAATAATCGCATCGAAGCCGTCGGGAAAACAGTAAATGCCCCGGCCAATGCCCAGATAATAAATTTAAACGGTACTACCTTACTGCCCGGTTTAATCGAAGGCCACAGCCATTTATTTTTGCATCCTTACAATGAAACTTCCTGGAACGACCAGGTACTCAAAGAATCCCGCGCCGAGCGCCTGGCTCGCGCTACCGTTCACGCCCGAAATACCTTATTAGCCGGCTTTACTACCGTTCGCGACTTAGGTACGGAAGGCGCTGGTTACGATGATGTGGGTCTAAAACAAGCCATTGAAAAGAAAATAATTCCCGGTCCCCGAATGTTGGTAGCCACCAGGGCGTTAGTAGCCACGGGTAGTTACGGTCCTAAAGCCTTGAGTTATGATATTGATTCGGTGATAGGGGCGGCCGAAGCCGATGGAATAGATGCTATCATAAAAGAAGTGCGCACGCAAATTGGTAAAGGTGCCGACCTGATAAAAGTATACGCCGATTACCGTTGGGGATTGAATAACCAGGCACAGTCTACATTTACATTGGATGAATTTAAAAAAATAGTAGAAGTAGCAGCTAGCAGCGGCCGCCCGGTAGTAGCCCACGCTTCTACGCCCGAGGGCATGCGCCGCGCCATTCTGGCCGGCGTAAGTACCATTGAACACGGCGACGAGGCTACCCCGGAAATTTACCGGCTCCTGAAAGAAAAGAAAGTAGCGCTTTGCCCCACCTTAGCCGCCGGCGACGCTATTGCTCAATACTCGGGCTGGAACAAAACGAGCCAACCCGAACCGGAGCGTATCAGAAAGAAACGGCAAAGTTTCGCGGCCGCTTTGCAAGCCGGCGTTACCATTATTATGGGCGGCGATGTAGGCGTTTTTGCCCACGGCGACAACGCCCGCGAAATGGAATTAATGGCGGCTTACGGCATGAAAAACCGGGACGTACTGCGTTCCGCTACTTCCGTAAACGCGGATGTATTTGGTTTAAGCCACTCTGTTGGCCGGATCAAAGCGGGTTTACTGGCCGATATTATTGCGGTGGAAGGAAATCCCGAAACTGTTATTTCTCAAATCCGGAAGGTGAAACTAGTAATGAAAGACGGGGTTATTTATAAGCAATAA